A genomic stretch from Aedes albopictus strain Foshan chromosome 2, AalbF5, whole genome shotgun sequence includes:
- the LOC115254552 gene encoding uncharacterized protein LOC115254552, translating to MHLFCQQPINRLVRFVLSHSTPTWSAATVAGHGTVAAKISEGGDSEAFHTPHDLATALMEMKFNTCFYWRAPAHSMSSTTPGKGPKKKPLPYFMQRSEDAILPSFQNRRTLADHVKDNMLCAGRKSYFQRIVYVGRHPKVSAMTIRDQFLKVIKEMQEKTTIDIKLFGLMINFDGYSMHMVESAEETIGEYMRYLATSDLFESSRVVLVYNNINQRFFRKLVWRFADYLNDLTPSVIDAKDPDVVQKTINDFMVQLYTLCKMVRAEELDERSAFKSLYLDENYEEHTPDAIVLEYLLNLKCLFTVQEYGKFYGVIPDISTFKDKVWPIPHDLTPYDVFETGKYEINITFGN from the exons ATGCACCTATTTTGCCAGCAACCCATCAACCGATTAGTGCGTTTTGTTCTTTCTCATTCCACACCGACTTGGAGCGCTGCTACCGTGGCCGGCCACGGTACGGTTGCAGCGAAGATCAGCGAGGGTGGTGATTCCGAAGCGTTCCACACTCCCCACGACCTTGCCACTGCATTGATGGAAATGAAGTTCAACACGTGCTTTTATTGGCGCGCGCCCGCGCACTCG ATGTCGTCGACGACACCCGGAAAAGGGCCGAAGAAGAAACCGTTGCCATATTTTATGCAGCGATCCGAGGACGCGATACTTCCGTCCTTCCAAAATCGTCGTACCCTGGCGGACCACGTGAAGGACAACATGCTGTGTGCCGGGCGAAAGTCCTACTTCCAGCGGATCGTCTACGTAGGACGGCACCCGAAGGTTTCGGCCATGACCATTCGCGATCAGTTCTTGAAGGTGATCAAAGAGATGCAGGAGAAAACGACGATCGACATCAAGCTGTTTGGGCTGATGATCAACTTCGATGGGTACTCGATGCATATGGTTGAAAGTGCAGAGGAGACCATCGGCGAGTACATGCGCTATCTGGCAACCAGTGACCTCTTCGAGAGCAGCCGGGTGGTGCTGGTGTATAATAACATTAATCAG AGATTTTTTCGCAAATTGGTTTGGAGATTTGCCGACTATTTGAACGATTTAACTCCGTCCGTAATCGATGCGAAGGATCCCGATGTGGTGCAGAAAACCATCAATGACTTCATGGTGCAGCTGTACACCCTCTGCAAAATGGTGCGAGCCGAGGAATTGGACGAAA GATCGGCCTTTAAGTCACTCTACTTGGACGAAAATTACGAGGAGCACACGCCGGATGCCATCGTGTTGGAGTATCTGCTGAATTTGAAGTGTCTGTTCACGGTTCAAGAGTATGGGAAATTTTACGGAGTCATACCGGACATTTCGACTTTTAAGGACAAGGTTTGGCCCATACCGCACGATTTGACTCCCTACGATGTGTTCGAGACAGGGAAATATGAGATCAATATcacctttggaaattga